The Ectothiorhodospiraceae bacterium BW-2 nucleotide sequence ACGATGCGGCTAGCAAAGTGAAACGCACTTACGCCAAATAGAATGAGTGGAATCACCCCCGCCGCTAGTAGGTAGCCGAGCAGACGGCGGGTGAGGCTTGATGTCATGGCAGGGTGTGGCTGGTAAGCAGACGAGTTTCGATCATCACTTCGTTAGCAACAGGCTCGCCCTGTAGCCGCTGCACGGCTAGTTTTATCCCTTGATAGCCCTGCTCTGCCGCCTGCTGATCGACCGTCGCGGCGAGCCGACCTTGGCGAATTTCGGTTATCGCCTCCTCTAGGGCGTCATAGGCGGCTACTTTGACCTCGGTTAGGCCGCTCTCTTGCAGCCAGGTAATCGCCCCGAGCGCCATCATATCGTTAGCAGCAAAGAGCAGTTTAATCTCAGGATGGTCGGCAAAGAGCCGTTTGGTCACCTCATACCCCTCATCAATTTTCCAGTTGGCGCTCTCGCTCGCGACTAAGCTTACGAGTGGGTTATCGGCAAAGGCGCGTTTGGCACCGAGCATCCGTTGGTGGGCATTATTGGCGCTACGAATCCCCTCCAAAATCGCCGCTTGTGTCGGCTCTGTGACCTGATCGGCGATATATTTGGCCGACTGATAGGCCGCCTGCTGGTTATCGACACTAATGAAGGGGATAGGCGCCATACCGCTAGCGGCGATCTGCGCCGCATCGAGGCGATTATCGATATTCACAATCACCACCCCCTGATCGGCGGCCTGTTTTAGAACTGGAATGAGCCGCTGTGAGTCGCCCGGAGCGATCACGATGGCATCTATCTGCTGCTGGATCAGATCTAGGACGATCTGAATCTGCTGCTCAATAGAGGTCTCCTGAGCGGCTGTTTTGACATGGAGCTGAATCGTCAGCTCTCGCTCTGCCCGCCGCGCCCCCTGCTCCATCGCGACAAAGAAGGGGTTGGTCAAGGTCTTCATCACTAGGGCGATTTGGGGACGACTCTCCGGCTGTTGCGGTGAGGCCTGCGGTGGGTGGCTCTCTGTCGTGGTTAGAGTGGGGCTGTTACTCTCACCGCAGCTAACTAGGAGCAGCAGCGGTAACAGCAGTGGAGCGAGAGCGAGTCTGATCGTGGTTCTCATGGGGTTTATCCTTAGTCGGTGATGGTCTATTGATGGATAGGATCTGCGCCGAGCGTACCGTGCAGTCGTTGTAGATAGGCCTCTGAGGCGACAGTATCTATCATCTGTTGCGATCGCTGCAACTGTTGCAGTAGGTAGTCGCGGCTCTCCAGATCGGAGAGTGGCTGTTCAGCGAATTTCTGCTCCAGATAGTGGTGGTTGAGCTGCCATAGGGCGATATCGCGCTGCTGTTTAAGCTGGAGTCGCCTCTGGTACCAGTCGCTCGCTAGCAGCGCTTCGCGACTAAAGAGTTGGCGAAAGGGGGGCGACTCGATCGTCATCCCCTGATAGTTACCATAGGCCATGATGTGGAGTAGTGCTTTAAGGGGCGGGCAGGCGTCCTCAATGGTGCCATCTTCGAAGTAGGCTTGGGCGACCCGCTGCTGCGCTTCGACAATATTGTTAATGCCATCGATATAGGCCTCCCTATCTTGGCTCTCTGGTTGCAGCAGCGACTCATCAACGGTTAACATCGGCGAGTCGAAGATTTTGCCAAAATATTTAAACACAAAGTCACTGGTAATACGATAGCCGAGGCGGCTGGCGAGAATGGTCTGCCCTTCGTGTTCAAAATCGTTTAACTTCTCCAGATAGCCGTTGTCGATGAGATAGTCGGGCTCCCGCTCTGACGGCGGAATACGGCACCAAATTTCGGGAATTAGCATACTAATATCGTGGTCAATACGGCGGCGGTGGCCGATATAGCCTGCGGCTGTGGTAAAGCCGGCGTGGCCGCAGAGGATATAGGCGACGAGGGCGTTATTGAGATCTGCGGTAGCCGAGAGGTTATTAAACGGCCCCTTGGTGAGCGCCCCCTCAGAGCCTGCCCCAGTCGTGGAGGGCGATTTGCCGGTAAGACTACAGATGAGTTCGGCAAATAGCTCCGGCAGCTCCTGATAGTGGATCGGGTTATAGACCGCTAGAGGCCGAATGCCCCGTTTGCGGTCAATTGGATTGTTGCGCCGCCCCTGTAGTACCGCATCGACTGGAAATAGGACCGGCTGCTCCGGTGTGAGTGAGCGGGAGAGTCGGGTGCCGATTTTAGCGAGATAGAGTGACCGAGGCTTGGCCAGATCGGGGCGATACTGTAGATAGCGCATATTGGGGCTCGGCTTGCCGTTAACGATGCGCGGGTGGGCAGAGGAGACAAAGTAACACCCCTCACTATCGTCGGCTGCCTGTCGAATGAGCTGCTGCATCGGCGGGGTATAGTCATCGAAGCTGACAACATCATCGATTAGCTTCTTAGCATCGGTCGGGGTGAGCGGCTCAAAATTGGAGATGAAGTTGTTATTTTCGGCCAGATCGTGCTCTGTCTGCTTATCGAACCCACGATGAATCGCATCATCAGGGCGCTGAAATAGGCGTGTTTCGCAGTTGTGAATAAGTTTAATACTGCTATGCCTGTCGCTATCGAGATTGAGCTGGCCACTAAGGTAGCTCTGCGGAATGACGGTTGAGACAGAGATATCATCCTCCATCTGCACCTTTTCCGCAGCGACAAAATCTTGTCGTAGCTTATAGATGCGCCAAGTGCCGTCACTATGGGTGCCAAGGCGTAGATAGCTGGTGGCGAGGGTGCGGCCATTAAACTTTAGCTCATGGCCCGGCATCCCGTTTATCTCATCGACGGTAAAGTGTTTGCGCCAGTCGCCCTTCCATTCGGCCTTATAGAACCGTTTGATAATGAAGATGATCGCCAAAATTCGCTGCGGAATTTCGCGTAGCCAAGCGTTGTACTCGGCGCTATAGATAGTCTCGGATGGGGTGAGTAGTTTGATGACCGAACCGAGACTACGGGAGGTGTCGAGTAGCGATCGCTCATCCTCAAAGGAGGGGTCGAGAAAACGGTGGCGATAGTCGTGATTTAAAATCTCATCGATACGGGCAAAATCTGCGTGAATATCGCCAACGATAATCGGCCCTGAGAGCATCGAGTCCTGAATCGATTTGGAGATCTCCGACTTTCCGCCGCCAGAGACAGTGCTAGGTTTGTGGCAGAAGGTTCCCTCACCAAGGGTGCCAATGAGGCGCCAGCTAGGGGCGTGAGGGTGTTTGTGTAGCTCGACCCGAAAGCCGGTTGGGTAGATATAGGTCTCATTAGCCCGCAGTTTTAGCCGCTGTTTTAACCCCTTTTGGTACCAGTTGATCTCCATTTTGGCCATATCGATGCGGGCGTTTTCGGGGAGGTAGAGGATATCGCTGTAGTGGCGATCGCGGGCGTACCCCTCCGGCTCAACGGTAATGTTATCCTCAAGCTGCTCGCAGAGAGTGGTAAAGGTGTGCTCGGAGCTGAGATCGTCGCGTAGATCCGGCATGTAGATCTCACCCAAATTGAAGCGGGGGAAGGCGAGCGCTCCGCCGGCGTGCTCCTCTTCGCTGCCACCGAAGAGGTTGGCCGAGTAGCTAATTTGCGACTTAATCTCTTTTTTACTATAGCCGTAGTAGTTGTCGGCAATGAGGGTGACTACCACGCCACGACTATCGCGGCAGACAATTTTAAAGGCGTTACCGTCGTTATAGAGCTCGCCCGGCTTTTGCCAGCACATCCCGTCACGGCGCTGGCGTTCGGTCGCCTCATCGTAGTGAGGGAGCCCTAGCTGCTCTTTAGTCAGGCCGGTGAGATGGGGGGCGAGAATGATACAGCCGGTGTGGCCAGTCCAGTGGTCGATATCGAGCGCGGCGTCGTTTTCTGGCAGAAAGGGGTCGCCGCCGTTGCCAAAGATCGACTCTACAAAATCGAGGTTAGAGACTAAGCTGCCGGGGGCAAAGAAGCGAATTTCGAGGCTCTTTTGCGGCAAGATACCCTCAACTTCGGGGCGAACCACCGGTCGCAGTAACATGGAGACCCAGAGGTGGGCTGGCGCATCGGTACCGCTCGATAGGGGCAGTAGCATCAGCTCATCGGGGGGTTGCAGGGCTCGGGTTAATAGCTCGCTATAGGCTTTGACGGGAACGGCTTTCTTATCGGCCGGAACTGGCAGTGGCCCTTCGACAATATGGAACACCCCTTGCGTGGTGCGGCGATCACTTTTAGGGTTATGTAGCACCCCTTGGCGAATGCGGTACGACTCTAAAAGTGGCGATTTATAGTGATTTTGATCGGTCGGTAGCGAGAGCTCCCGCGCTAGCCCAGCTTTAATCAGGGTAAAGGTATCGCCCGGCAGTTCAATTTGGAGAGGGATACCGTGTTCATCAAGATAGCTGCTGAGAAAGTTCTGAATGCGTTGGTCGGCTGGGCAGCGATAACCGGAGCTAGCGAGCAGACGGCGGTGCTGACCATAATTTTTGAGTAGATTATCGATAATATCGAGAAACTCGACATCATCGCCAAGGTGGCATGGATGGCCTAGCGCGGCTAGCTGTAAACATATTAGCTTTAAGTTATTCTCTCGTGTATTGGCATCAAGACACGGATTGGCTGTGTTGGTGGACATCAATAGTTCCTTAGGTCTGTTTTGCAAAGTCGATACTCTACACCAATCCGAGCGATAGATTAACCCTGTGGAGGGGGGAGGCCTAGCTGCTCGGCCACAGCAAAGAGAAAACTGTCTATCTTATCGGCAAGGGTGTTGGTCAGAATTGCGATATCGCTATCTGCTGCGTTGGCGGCTAACTGTAGCGCTTTCGCATCGCGGTGGAGCTCTTTGGCGTAGAGAAACCCCGCCACACCGGCAAAGCTGTGGCTAATCGTGGCGATATCGTGTCGGTTTGACTCGGCGACTGCGCAACGCAGCTTGGCGGGAGTTCCGCTGTGGTGTCGTAGTAGCTTGGTAAGCAGCTGATTAATAAAGGCTGTACGGCGATTGAAGTGGTGCAGCAGCGCCTCTCTATCGATAAAGGGATCGATTGGCCACGCCCTATCGGCATCATACTCATCAATCTTATCAACCTTATCAACCTTATCAACAGTTGCCGCAGGGGAGAGGGGCGCGGTGGCTGGCCGATGTTGCAAAATCAGCCGCACTAAATCGTCGCGCAGCACCGGTTTGGGGAGGTGAGCAACCATGCCGCTATTCAGACACGCTTGGCGATCTTCGGCCATGGCGTGGGCGGTGACACCGATGACCGGTAGCTTGGGGTAGGCCTGTTGTAGCTCTCGACTCAGTTGGTGGCCATCCATAATCGGCATCTGAATATCACTTAGGACTAATTGCCAATGGTCGGGGCCGTGGTGTTGAATGAGCTCTAACGCCCTTTGACCCTGCTCTGCAAGGGTGACAGCTGCCCCCTCCTGCCGTAACATATCGTCTAGCACTAGGCGGTTAACCTCGTTATCCTCCACCACTAAGATATGTAGCCCTCGCAGCGGTTGGGAGGGTAGGGGGGCGAGCACGGGTGGCGTGTCGCTACTCCCGTTACCGTCACCACTGTCGGCACGAGTGAGCGGTAGTTCGATTCGAAAGCAGCTCCCCTCACCAACACGGCTAGTTACCGTCATCTCTCCTTGCATCAGTTCAATGAGGTTTTTGGTAATGGTCAGCCCAAGACCCGTCCCCCCAAAACGGCGGGTAATGCTGCCATCGGCCTGTTCAAAAGCGCGGAATATCAACTCTAGCTCTGTTTTGCTCATGCCGATGCCGCTATCTTCAACCACAAAACAGAGCCCTTTAGGCTGTGGGGTGATGCTCAATGCAACTCGACCCCGTTCGGTAAACTTAATCGCATTAGCGAGTAGGTTGAGCAGAATTTGGGTTATTCGCAGCGGATCGCCAATCCAGTCGGGGGGGAGGGTCGGATCGAGCGTTATCGTCAACTGTAGCCTTTTGCTCTCTGCCTCCCTATGGCAGCTAAGGTGCAGATGTTGCACCACCTGCTCAAGGGAGAAGTGGGTAGCGGTCAGTTGCAGCTTGCCCGCTTCGATTTTAGAAAAATCGAGAATATCGTTCACAATCGCTAGTAGGAGCTCTCCAGAACGGTAGAGCTGTTCAAATCGCCGCCGGTTGTGCTCCTGAGCCTGAGTATGGTTCCCTTTTATGCCGATCTGGGCGAGTCCGAGAATACCATTGAGTGGGGTACGAATTTCGTGGCTCATATTGGCTAAAAACTCACTCTTTAGCCGAGCATACTCTTGGGCCTGCTGTAACGCCTCTTGCAACTGCTGTCGATTCTGCTCTAGTTCGGCAGTTCGGGCACCCACCCGCTGCTCTAATGAGGCGTTGAGTTGGCGTAGCTGTTCGGCGTTGTGTTCGCGCTGCTGTTCGATCTCCTTGCGGCTAGAGATATCGCGGCAGAAGCCGTAGAAGAGACCGCCCGATTCGGGGTGGTAGGCGAGGCTGATCTCGACCGGCCAGAGCTGCCCCGAGCTCTTTTTGTGCCAGGTCTCAAATACTGTCCAGCCCCCATTCAGCACTTGGTGGATTCGTTGACGAATCTTCTCCTGATCATCACAAGCATCGAGATCTTGTATCTGGAGCTGCTGTAGTTCAGAGAGGGTGTAGCCCGACTGCTGGCAGTAGCGGCGGTTACCCTCTCGAATCGAACCATCGGCATCGACTATTAAAAAGCCGTCGCTCATCGTTTCGAGGATCTGCTGTAGCAGCCTTTCTCGCTGTCTTAGGTAGTCGGCCTGTTGATGGTGCTCAATAATGGTACTTAAAACCGCAGCGATGCTATCGAGAAAGATCTCCCGTTGCGGATCGGGGGTGAAATCGATCGGCAGATAGAGCACCATCACCCCTAATAGCTTCTCCCCGGCAAGTAGCGGAATATTGTAGTGGCCATGGTCGCTCATCCCCTCAAAGCGAGTCTCGTGGCGCTCATCGACGCAGTTAGCAAACTGCCACTGCCTAGTTGCGGCGGCTCGACCACAGAGGCAGTGACCAAAGGGGACTTTGGCACAGAGGGTGCTGATTTTGTCTGAGAGGCGGTTACCGGCGACTAGAACTAATTCGTTGTGATCGTTATCGGCGATAAAGATAGCGCCGAAGGGGAGTAGCGATAGCCACGAAACCGATAGTAGTCGATTCAGCGCCTGTTGCAAAATATCGTTAAGCGAGGCGTGTTGAAAGGTGAGCTGCTGAATGGCATGCAGAATCTGCTGCTGGGAGTGGTTAATTTCGGCCCGTTCGAGGCTCTGTTGCAAAGAGGTTAGATCGCGCCAGACGCAGTAGAGTAGCGGCCGTTGCTCCAGCTCGATGCAGCTTAGGGTCACCTCAGCGGTAAAGGTGGAGCCGTCGCGTCGTTGATGAACCCAGTGGAAGCGGTGACACCCCCGCTCTAGGGCGAGCTGGTTCATAGCGAGTGCTTTATCGACGGAGTGTTCGCCATCGGGTTGATAGGGGGGCGATAGCGCTGCCGGCGGGGTATTGATTAGCTCGCTTTTGTGGGCGTAGCCGAGAATCTCAACTGCGGCGCTATTGCAATCGATAAAGAGGTTGTTTTCGAGCAACCAAGCCGGATCAGGCAGCAGATTAATCAGCCCGGTTAGCTGTTGCCGAGTGGTTGTCAACGGTGCCTTCATCTGTCAAAAAGCAGAGGCGCTAGCCTCTCTAGGGCAGCATCAAAATCGAACCGATTTAGCTGTGCGCTGATCTCCATTAACGGCGATTCCAGTTCGGTCTCTGTGAACTGAGAGAGCAGTGTGGCCGCCAGTTCGAGCGCATCGGTGAGGTTACCCTGACTATAGTCTCGTAGCTGCTCTAGTTGAGGGAGAAGTGCAGCCCATTCAGCCGATGACAGGGGGCGCTGTCGCACCAGCGCTGGTGTTGAGGGGGGGCTCTTCGCTGTGCGCTCTGAGTCTAACTCTCCCTCTCTATAGCGTTGCAGCGGCAGCGCGACATGAAAAAGCGCCCCCTGCTGTGGAGCCTGCTCGGCCCAAATCTTCCCCCCCATCAGCTCAAGTAACTGCTTAGAGAGCGCCAAACCGAGCCCAATTCCGCCATGGCTACGGGTGCTGGAGTTATCGAGTTGACTAAATAGCTGGAATAGGTGCTCAATTTCGTCCTGTTTAATGCCGATACCGTTATCTTCAACCGTAAAGTGGAGCGTCACTGTCGTCTGATCGCAGTGGAGATGAGAGACTTTGAGGGTAATGGTGCCGCTAGCGGGGGTAAACTTCACCGCATTGGTGCCGAGGTTGAGCAGAATCTGTTCAATACGCGCAACATCACCAATGAAGGCATCAGGAGTCTGGCTATCGAGCTGTTGTTGTAGTCGTTGATGCTTCTCTAATGCCCGCGGCAGCAACTTCTGCTCGACATCAGCCATGAGCTGTCGTAGCGAAAAGGGGTGGGGTATTAGCTCCAGACTTTGCGTATCGAGCCTAGCGTAGTCGAGTACACTGTTGACGATACCAAGTAGCTGATGGGCAGAGTTGATAATGATATCGAGCTTACCCCGCTGCTCCGAGGTTAATTTTTGATCGTAACGCAGCAGTTCGGTCATGCCGATAATACCGTTAAGAGGGGTGCGTAGTTCGTGACTCATCACCGCGAGAAAGCGGCTTTTGGCAATATTGGCCGATTCGGCGGAGAGTTTTGCCTCAATCAGTGAGTTGGTGCTACTCTCTAGCTCCCGCGCCATGGTGTTAAAGTTACTTGAGAGGGTATCGATTTCGTCGATCCCCACCAGTGCTAGCTGCTCCGATTTAAAGTTAGCCTGTAGCGTTTGGGTCAACAGGGAGAGCTGCTCAATCGGGGTGGCGATCAGTTGGGTTAAACGGTGCGACTTGTGTAGTAGGTAGAGAAAAAAGAGGATATAGAACAGAATCATAGCGCCAATCGCTAGATAGCCAATGGTGTTACTTAGCTCTTTTAAGCGGGTAATGGGGGCAAAGACCTTCTCGGTCTCAATGAGCGAGATGAGTCGCCAGCCGGTCTCAGAGACGATCTCTTGGCTGACCAGATAGTCGGTCCCTCTAATCGGAAAGGTCGCGATATGGCCCTGGCTATCAAAGAGCGCTTTAAAAGGCGCGGCGTAGTCACTCTGATGGAGGGTGAAGATGTTGTAATCTTTGGGCTTTTCGATGGTCTCTAATATCGCTTCGCTATAGGTGTGACCTCGTAGTTCAGTGAGCCCTAAAATCGTCTCGGCGCGATCTTGCATCGCTAAAATGGTGCCTTTGTTATCGACCATAAACACCACGCCACTCCACGGTAGATGGATATCGAGAATATGCTGTACAAAGGCATCGATAGTGACATCAAGCCCGCTCACCCCCTCCAGAAAGTCGCCGCGATAGATAGGGGCGATGAGCGACACCATCCACCCCTGTCCGGCAGGATCGAGATAGGCGCCCGTCCATACCGGCTTTCGTTCTGGGTTATGGTCGGCATCGGCTTCGTAGTAGAAGTTGTAGCTGCTGATATCGATAGCGGAGCCGTATTGACCTGGGGCATCTGGCATATAGGGGTAGATACGATTAAGGTTATCGTGGGTATTTAGGTAGGCTTGGGTAATGATGGGGCTGATATCGACAATCGCTTTGAGCAGTGGATCGAGGCTTTCGCTGCAACGAAGTTTACGCTCTATGGCAGCGTCAACGACTGTGGTGGCGGAGAGGTGGATCGAGGCTCCCCCATTATCGACCACTTTATAGTGGGAACCATTAGGGTGGCGGGCAAATAGCGCCTCACCGTTGGGAAGGTAGCAGCGATCTTCGGCTGCGAAGAAGTGTTGGTGATCACGCTGCATCATTAGCGAGAGCCGGTTCGCTTCGCGCAACTGGGCATTGATAGCGGCCACTTCGCGGGAGGTGATCTCCTGAATATTGTGCCGAGCCTCGTTTAGCAGTGTTGATTGATTTTGATCAGCGATATAGGCGTTAATGCCGAAATAGAGCAGCAGCAGTACCACCTCTATGGTAAAGATGGGAACTAGCGAGCTGCTAAGATAGTTACGATAGATAAGAGAGTTTATGCTTTTGCTATCCATTTAGGTGGGCTCTGCTAGGGGCTATTTTGGAAAGGGGGAACTAGGTTCACCCGACTATTAAATATTATCAGAATAACGCTATTTTGCAACTTTAAGATATCGGCCTTGTTCACCATCTCCCCCCCTCTCCTGCCGGGTAAAATTGAACAATAATGATAAAAGCGCTATAATTTGAACTTTAAATTGGTACAAAACGGGATATCCACCACCATGGCTGCACTGACATTTCGCCAAAAGGCGATTTTAACCATAACATTGTGCCAGATCGCGCTGTTGCTACTGCTGCTCTATATCCTGCTCGGGGCGCTCGATTCGAGTAACCGCTACCACCTTGAACGAGAGGTGCAGATGAGCGCTGAGCAGTTGGCGATATCGGTGACCGATGCGGTGTTAAGTCGTGATCAGGCGCGACTTGAGTGGGTAAGCGCTGAGATGGTAGCGCGGCTGCCGCTGGCCTACATCGCTATTTTTGATGCTCGCAATGAGCTGCTAGCTAACCAAGAGTCTCCCTTGATTAGCGACAATATCCTCAAAGCCGAAGTGGCGGTGAGTGTGGATAATAGTCGTCTTGGCAGAGTTGAGGTGGGGCTCGATAGCTCGGCAACGACAACCTTTTTGGCTCAAACGCACCTACTAGTCTATGGCATTGCCCTGATAGGGTTGTTGGTTATGAGCGCACTGTTACTGACCATTAGCCATCGCATCGTCACTCAGCTTAAAGCCTTTGTCGAAACGGCACAGCGAATTGCCGCAGGGGAGGAGGGGGTCGCTTTTCCGCTATCAGATGACTTTGAGCTGTGCCAAACCGCCACAGCGCTCAATCAGATGTCGGAGCAGCTACCGCGGGATAACCTGCTGCGCCGCGAAGCAGAGCAGGCGCTAAGGGAGAGAGAGCAGCAGCTACTCTATGCACTACAGGCGACCGGTGAGGGGGTGTGGGACTGGAATAGCTGTACAAAGTATGTGAGCCATAATCAGCGCTGGTGTGAGCTGCTGGGGATAGATGATCGCTACCTTGAACATGAGTTGGGCTTTTTTGTGGCCCATATTCACGAAGCGGATCGAGAGAGGGTCTGGGACGCCGTGGCGGCGGCGATCGAGTCGGGAAGGGAGTACTATAGCCGACACCGACTGCTGCGGGGGGATGGGGCAACGATTTGGGTCGAGGATCGGGGGCAAGTGGTGGAGCGACACGGTGAGTGCGTGCGTATGGTCGGTAGCATTCGCGACATTACCCACAATCAGATGATGGAGCAGGAGCTTAAACATGAGCGCAGTCTGCTGCGAACCATTCTCGATACCAGCCCTGTCGGCATTGTCATTACCATCGGTCAGCGGGTGAAGTTTATGAATCGTCAGTTGATGACCCACTTTCCGCTAAAATTAGAGCAGACGCTTGATAAGCTGTTTGTCGATCCCCACCAGCTAGCCGCCTTCAATATCGCCATGACTGAAGAGGATAGAGCCCGCGATATGTCGGTGCAGCTCTATAATAGTCAAGGGCAGATTCGGGAGCTGATTCTCAACGGTTATACCATCCCCTATCAGTCGCAGTTGGCGGTACTCGGCTGGCTAGTCGATATTACGCCTATTAGGGAGGGTGAAGCGGAGCTTATGCAGGCCCGAGATCTAGCCGAGGCGGCGACGCGGGCTAAATCGGAGTTTTTGGCCAATATGAGCCACGAAATCCGCACACCGATGAATGCGATTTTAGGGATGAGCTACCTGTTACAGCGTACCGTGCTCGATTCGGTGCAGCGGGAGCAGCTAGAGAAGCTACACACCTCCGCAGAGCAGATGTTGGCGCTATTAAACGATATTCTCGACTTCTCTAAAATTGAAGCGGGACGACTGACGCTAGAGGAGAGCGAGTTTAATCTGCTGGCGCTGTTCGAGAACCTAGCCGATATGATGAGCCATCAGGCCGATCAAAAAGATCTAGAACTCCTGTTTGAGCTCGATCCCCACCCCCTCTATCTACGCGGAGATTCACTCCGCTTAGGGCAGGTGCTGCTCAATTTAATCAATAATGCCATTAAATTCACCACTGAGGGTGAGGTGGTGGTGGGGCTGAAGATGCTGGAGCAGAACGATAGTGAGGTGGTGGTTCATTTTAGTGTCAAAGATAGCGGGATCGGCATTAGTGAGTCGCAGCAGCGGCGGCTGTTTCAGTCGTTTAGTCAGGCCGATGGCTCGACCACCCGACGCTTTGGCGGCACGGGATTGGGGCTGGCTATTAGTCAACGCATTGTGGAGCTGATGGGGGGAGATATTTGGCTCGAATCGGAGTCAGGGGTCGGCTCTGCATTCCACTTTACTGCCCGTTTCAAACCCGCTAACCACGATAGGCACGAGATGGGTTTTAGCTATGAACCGCTATCGCTGCTGCTACTAGAGCCGAATCGACGAGCCCGCACCTACTTTACCGAACGGCTACAGCAGGCCGGCCATACGGTTACCGCAGTGGAGAGCTGTGCTACGCTTGCGCAGCTGCTACAAACGCACTCGGCTAGCGCGTGGCAGCGCTTAATCGTCGCCTGTGAGGCCGATAACCGTTGTCAACAGCCGCCTTGGCGACTATCGAGCGATTTACCACCGATTCTCCTTTTAAGTCGCGGCGAGTGTCTGCTCTCAGAAGAGGCGTTGCAATCGGTCGTACTACAGCTAGCTAAACCGATTCACCCGCAAAAGCTGCTCTATGCTGTCAGCCATCTACAGTCGCAGACCCCATGGGACGAGAGTGCGAGTGAGGGTGATACTCTCGATCAAAGCAGGGCCAAACTAGCCGGTGCCCACCTGCTAGTGGCAGAGGATAACCCAATGAATCAAGAGATATTGACCAGCTTTATGCATCAGATCGGGGTGCGGGTTACTTTGGTCAATAATGGCCAAGAGGCGCTACAACAGCTACAGCAACAGTCATTTGATGGCGTATTAATGGACTGTATGATGCCGGTGATGGATGGCTATGAGGCGGCGGCCGCGATTCGTCAACAGCCGCAGTTCGAACAGCTACCGGTGATCGCGGTGACAGCTAACGCGATGGAGCAAGATATTCAGCGTGCGCTTGCGGCGGGAATGA carries:
- a CDS encoding PAS domain S-box protein, whose protein sequence is MKAPLTTTRQQLTGLINLLPDPAWLLENNLFIDCNSAAVEILGYAHKSELINTPPAALSPPYQPDGEHSVDKALAMNQLALERGCHRFHWVHQRRDGSTFTAEVTLSCIELEQRPLLYCVWRDLTSLQQSLERAEINHSQQQILHAIQQLTFQHASLNDILQQALNRLLSVSWLSLLPFGAIFIADNDHNELVLVAGNRLSDKISTLCAKVPFGHCLCGRAAATRQWQFANCVDERHETRFEGMSDHGHYNIPLLAGEKLLGVMVLYLPIDFTPDPQREIFLDSIAAVLSTIIEHHQQADYLRQRERLLQQILETMSDGFLIVDADGSIREGNRRYCQQSGYTLSELQQLQIQDLDACDDQEKIRQRIHQVLNGGWTVFETWHKKSSGQLWPVEISLAYHPESGGLFYGFCRDISSRKEIEQQREHNAEQLRQLNASLEQRVGARTAELEQNRQQLQEALQQAQEYARLKSEFLANMSHEIRTPLNGILGLAQIGIKGNHTQAQEHNRRRFEQLYRSGELLLAIVNDILDFSKIEAGKLQLTATHFSLEQVVQHLHLSCHREAESKRLQLTITLDPTLPPDWIGDPLRITQILLNLLANAIKFTERGRVALSITPQPKGLCFVVEDSGIGMSKTELELIFRAFEQADGSITRRFGGTGLGLTITKNLIELMQGEMTVTSRVGEGSCFRIELPLTRADSGDGNGSSDTPPVLAPLPSQPLRGLHILVVEDNEVNRLVLDDMLRQEGAAVTLAEQGQRALELIQHHGPDHWQLVLSDIQMPIMDGHQLSRELQQAYPKLPVIGVTAHAMAEDRQACLNSGMVAHLPKPVLRDDLVRLILQHRPATAPLSPAATVDKVDKVDKIDEYDADRAWPIDPFIDREALLHHFNRRTAFINQLLTKLLRHHSGTPAKLRCAVAESNRHDIATISHSFAGVAGFLYAKELHRDAKALQLAANAADSDIAILTNTLADKIDSFLFAVAEQLGLPPPQG
- a CDS encoding response regulator; the protein is MNFKLVQNGISTTMAALTFRQKAILTITLCQIALLLLLLYILLGALDSSNRYHLEREVQMSAEQLAISVTDAVLSRDQARLEWVSAEMVARLPLAYIAIFDARNELLANQESPLISDNILKAEVAVSVDNSRLGRVEVGLDSSATTTFLAQTHLLVYGIALIGLLVMSALLLTISHRIVTQLKAFVETAQRIAAGEEGVAFPLSDDFELCQTATALNQMSEQLPRDNLLRREAEQALREREQQLLYALQATGEGVWDWNSCTKYVSHNQRWCELLGIDDRYLEHELGFFVAHIHEADRERVWDAVAAAIESGREYYSRHRLLRGDGATIWVEDRGQVVERHGECVRMVGSIRDITHNQMMEQELKHERSLLRTILDTSPVGIVITIGQRVKFMNRQLMTHFPLKLEQTLDKLFVDPHQLAAFNIAMTEEDRARDMSVQLYNSQGQIRELILNGYTIPYQSQLAVLGWLVDITPIREGEAELMQARDLAEAATRAKSEFLANMSHEIRTPMNAILGMSYLLQRTVLDSVQREQLEKLHTSAEQMLALLNDILDFSKIEAGRLTLEESEFNLLALFENLADMMSHQADQKDLELLFELDPHPLYLRGDSLRLGQVLLNLINNAIKFTTEGEVVVGLKMLEQNDSEVVVHFSVKDSGIGISESQQRRLFQSFSQADGSTTRRFGGTGLGLAISQRIVELMGGDIWLESESGVGSAFHFTARFKPANHDRHEMGFSYEPLSLLLLEPNRRARTYFTERLQQAGHTVTAVESCATLAQLLQTHSASAWQRLIVACEADNRCQQPPWRLSSDLPPILLLSRGECLLSEEALQSVVLQLAKPIHPQKLLYAVSHLQSQTPWDESASEGDTLDQSRAKLAGAHLLVAEDNPMNQEILTSFMHQIGVRVTLVNNGQEALQQLQQQSFDGVLMDCMMPVMDGYEAAAAIRQQPQFEQLPVIAVTANAMEQDIQRALAAGMNAQLSKPYDPAQLYHILAAWITPAEPSSASALAQLTPSDLGGAEPKTPQLKQIDTATGLRYIQGDQRLYQAVLKRFYEMYADFGQEIIASLQGDKGSEERLRRLHTLKGMASQIGAIKLAELARAAEVSCRDNEEEGEVQRHIAALQQPLAAVLTDITQLLKGARELSPTVAFDLPSMFEQLAQLRQLLLEADTAACDTIATLAPQLGEGRGAVSVGYRRLQRAISQFDFEQALELTTILTEQLRESDLNG
- a CDS encoding sugar ABC transporter substrate-binding protein, which translates into the protein MRTTIRLALAPLLLPLLLLVSCGESNSPTLTTTESHPPQASPQQPESRPQIALVMKTLTNPFFVAMEQGARRAERELTIQLHVKTAAQETSIEQQIQIVLDLIQQQIDAIVIAPGDSQRLIPVLKQAADQGVVIVNIDNRLDAAQIAASGMAPIPFISVDNQQAAYQSAKYIADQVTEPTQAAILEGIRSANNAHQRMLGAKRAFADNPLVSLVASESANWKIDEGYEVTKRLFADHPEIKLLFAANDMMALGAITWLQESGLTEVKVAAYDALEEAITEIRQGRLAATVDQQAAEQGYQGIKLAVQRLQGEPVANEVMIETRLLTSHTLP